A window of the Fulvia fulva chromosome 3, complete sequence genome harbors these coding sequences:
- a CDS encoding Short chain dehydrogenases/reductase, which translates to MAPGALVQDHVLPAGNRPESQQTEADAPSPNLFSLSGQTIAITGGGRGLGITLAIAVVEAGANVACLDVLPEPSAAEWKRLQGLAKKTGLSATYDRCDITNEAEVIQTLETVDARSREQRAPFSGLIACAGIQQKTPAVDYPVEDFQRMLNVNVTGTFITAKQATKIFIKNQVKGSIVLIASMSGQVANRGLDCTAYNTSKAAVHQMCRSMAQEIGQHGIRINTLSPGYIRTAMTDALLEIDPDLKDTWMRGALLGRLGAPEDFKAPAVFLLASGSSFMTGSDLRVDGGHCASA; encoded by the coding sequence ATGGCTCCCGGTGCCCTCGTCCAAGATCATGTACTTCCAGCAGGCAACAGACCCGAGTCGCAGCAGACGGAAGCAGATGCGCCTTCACCAAATCTGTTCTCTCTCTCCGGCCAGACCATTGCCATCACAGGTGGAGGAAGAGGTCTGGGCATCACACTAGCCATTGCTGTTGTTGAGGCAGGGGCCAATGTCGCCTGCCTCGATGTTCTCCCGGAGCCTTCTGCGGCAGAGTGGAAACGGCTGCAGGGCCTGGCCAAGAAGACTGGACTTTCTGCGACGTACGACAGATGCGATATAACCAACGAGGCTGAGGTCATCCAAACGCTGGAGACTGTTGATGCAAGGAGCAGGGAGCAAAGAGCACCGTTCTCGGGTCTAATCGCTTGCGCGGGAATCCAGCAGAAGACACCCGCAGTCGATTACCCCGTAGAAGATTTCCAGCGCATGCTCAACGTGAACGTCACTGGCACTTTCATCACCGCGAAGCAAGCGACCAAGATCTTCATCAAGAACCAGGTCAAGGGATCCATCGTCCTCATTGCCTCTATGAGTGGGCAAGTCGCGAACCGGGGCCTCGACTGCACAGCTTACAACACATCGAAAGCGGCAGTACATCAAATGTGCCGGTCAATGGCTCAAGAGATTGGACAGCATGGCATTCGGATAAACACACTTTCTCCAGGTTACATCAGGACTGCGATGACTGATGCGCTTCTTGAGATCGATCCAGATCTCAAGGACACGTGGATGAGAGGTGCGCTGCTTGGACGGCTTGGTGCGCCTGAGGACTTCAAGGCTCCTGCTGTCTTCCTTCTGGCGAGCGGAAGCAGTTTCATGACTGGATCGGATCTTAGGGTTGATGGTGGACACTGTGCTTCTGCGTAG
- a CDS encoding MFS-type transporter M6, which produces MANHEHDAVDCDIQTSVVVVVLVGKHEGTGLDEKGCHGLDAAAAARSSSSASSATSREDQAGTPPANDIEALRSTATDSEPWSVFTIQQKRFIVFMVALASFFSPLSANIYFPALNTLARDFGTSESVMNLTLTTYMIFQGLAPTILGDLADMAGRRPAYIIGFAIYLGACIGIASCNSFVALLILRCLQSSGSSSTIVLGSGVVADIATSAERGVWMGWATSGPMVAPALGPVLGGLFAEFLGWRWIFWFLVILAGTFVVPFVLFFPETGRNVVGNGSIPPQGWNMSLVNYLQQKSRPALGRTVSQRSDRTAQEQLKNKRKLRVPSPLKTLHVILEKDVGLLLFYNSIIYCAFYDIMASAPSLLQQIYGFDALKIGLCFLPTGIGCFIAPVITGKIMDWNFRRIARNTGYEIIKGRANDLRTFPLERCRIQVALPAVLLCDAAILCYGWVMQAETNLAVPLILMFLAGFGGTSAFNVLSVMVVDLYPLSPATATAANNLVRCLMGAGATGVIIFMIEAMGRGWCFTFFAGVVAALSPILWVLEKWGPEWREARRVRVEERQAGTDPE; this is translated from the coding sequence ATGGCTAACCACGAGCATGATGCCGTTGACTGTGACATACAGACCtcagtagtagtagtagtactagtagGAAAACATGAAGGAACAGGACTCGATGAGAAAGGCTGCCATGGATTGGACGCAGCAGCGGCAGCAAGATCCTCAAGCTCTGCATCCTCTGCGACGTCCAGGGAGGACCAAGCAGGAACACCACCAGCAAACGACATCGAGGCCCTTCGCAGTACCGCCACAGACTCGGAACCATGGTCGGTCTTCACAATACAGCAGAAGCGCTTCATTGTGTTCATGGTGGCGTTGGCTTCATTCTTTTCGCCCCTATCAGCCAACATCTACTTCCCGGCACTCAACACACTAGCTCGTGACTTTGGCACTTCGGAGAGCGTCATGAACCTGACACTCACGACCTACATGATCTTCCAAGGCCTTGCTCCCACCATACTCGGCGACCTGGCAGACATGGCGGGAAGACGGCCAGCCTACATCATCGGCTTCGCCATCTATCTTGGCGCTTGTATCGGCATTGCGAGCTGCAACTCGTTCGTAGCGCTCCTGATCCTGAGATGTCTGCAGTCTAGCGGCTCTTCGAGCACTATCGTCCTGGGCTCCGGAGTGGTGGCGGACATCGCTACGTCCGCAGAACGTGGTGTCTGGATGGGATGGGCTACGTCCGGGCCTATGGTTGCACCTGCCCTGGGACCAGTGTTAGGTGGCCTGTTTGCAGAATTCCTCGGCTGGCGCTGGATCTTTTGGTTTCTGGTCATCTTGGCTGGCACTTTCGTAGTCCCATTTGTCCTGTTCTTCCCAGAGACAGGAAGGAACGTGGTTGGCAATGGCTCCATCCCGCCTCAAGGCTGGAACATGAGTCTGGTCAACTACCTGCAACAGAAGTCGCGACCAGCTCTTGGACGCACAGTGTCGCAACGTTCAGATCGTACCGCACAGGAGCAGCTGAAGAACAAACGAAAGCTCCGTGTGCCTAGCCCGCTGAAGACCCTCCACGTCATCCTTGAAAAGGACGTCGGTCTGCTGCTGTTTTACAACTCGATCATATACTGCGCTTTCTACGACATCATGGCATCTGCGCCAAGCCTGTTGCAGCAGATCTACGGCTTTGATGCTCTCAAGATCGGTCTATGCTTCCTGCCTACGGGTATAGGCTGCTTCATTGCCCCAGTGATCACGGGCAAGATCATGGACTGGAACTTCCGGCGCATCGCTCGCAACACAGGCTACGAGATTATCAAGGGCAGAGCAAACGATCTGCGTACTTTTCCACTTGAGCGCTGCAGAATCCAGGTCGCACTTCCCGCTGTACTTCTGTGTGACGCTGCCATCCTCTGCTACGGCTGGGTGATGCAGGCAGAGACCAACCTTGCTGTGCCCTTGATACTCATGTTCCTGGCTGGCTTTGGTGGCACGAGTGCGTTCAATGTACTCAGCGTCATGGTCGTGGATCTGTATCCCCTTTCACCAGCAACGGCAACTGCTGCTAACAACCTGGTCAGATGTCTGATGGGCGCTGGCGCTACGGGCGTCATTATCTTCATGATCGAGGCGATGGGACGAGGCTGGTGCTTTACTTTCTTTGCTGGAGTGGTTGCTGCTTTGAGTCCGATACTGTGGGTGTTGGAGAAATGGGGCCCTGAGTGGCGGGAGGCAAGGCGAGTGAGAGTTGAAGAGCGACAGGCTGGTACAGATCCCGAGTAG
- a CDS encoding Dihydroxyacetone synthase: MAPHAQVSNGDIDHLPLTKTNGANGTFNLGDIKMEDNEKTQKVLATFRCLIADLCHQFGCGHPGSAMGMAAIGVALWKYVMKYSPSNPDFFNRDRFVLSNGHACLFQYTFLHLVGYKMFSWEQLLSYHSHRFDSVCPGHPEIEADGVEVTTGPLGQGIANSVGLAMAAKSLGATYNREGFPVTDNMTWCMIGDACLQEGVGMEAFQLAAHWRLDNLCVMFDRNEITCDGSVDVASSDDINAKMRAVGWNVIEIEDGNHDVEGIVKALVAARAYKGKPTFINIRTVIGVGSQKSGTADVHGADLGKKDVAYLKTANGMDPEKTFVVDDDVYDYFRESIPRGQQLEKDWNDLVDRYTKEHPDLAAEYKQRVSGEFPADWTKLVPKPEDFPTEATPSRKAAGQVINPIAEKCCNLMVGTADLTPSVNMAWKGKVDFQNPELQTACGINGRYDGRYIHWGIREHAMASASNGMAAYNKGTFLPITSSFFMFYIYAAPGVRMGALQGLQTIHIATHDSIGTGEDGPTHQPIELATLYRAMPNFHYIRPADGEEVAGAVIAAVNAKNTPSMISVSRQKVPQYPKHSSREGVQKGGYVFIEEQDADVTLVGAGAELRFSVETRDVLAKQGIKARVVSLPCWRIFDAQPKEYKRQVLGLATRVAIEAYSPTGWERYADAGYNMHTFGQSLVGKDVYDRFNYDAEIIAKRVSGLLDEVKKDGIEILRGNFRDLNEYEHDIQFKAFHDKSYLKQ, encoded by the coding sequence ATGGCTCCGCACGCACAAGTATCGAATGGTGACATCGATCACCTACCTCTCACCAAGACCAATGGCGCCAACGGAACATTCAATCTCGGAGATATCAAGATGGAGGACAACGAAAAGACCCAGAAAGTCCTGGCGACATTCAGATGTCTGATCGCAGATCTATGTCACCAGTTTGGCTGTGGTCATCCAGGTTCAGCCATGGGCATGGCAGCAATTGGCGTCGCACTCTGGAAGTACGTTATGAAGTACTCGCCGTCCAATCCAGACTTCTTCAACAGGGATCGATTCGTCCTCAGCAACGGTCACGCGTGCCTGTTCCAATACACATTCCTCCACTTGGTCGGCTACAAGATGTTCAGCTGGGAGCAACTTCTGTCCTACCACTCTCACCGATTCGACTCAGTGTGCCCAGGGCACCCCGAGATTGAGGCAGATGGCGTTGAGGTCACCACCGGGCCTCTTGGTCAGGGCATTGCAAATTCTGTCGGCCTTGCGATGGCCGCTAAGAGCCTCGGAGCCACTTACAATCGTGAAGGCTTTCCAGTCACGGATAACATGACCTGGTGCATGATCGGTGATGCTTGTCTGCAGGAAGGTGTCGGTATGGAGGCATTCCAGCTTGCGGCACACTGGAGACTTGACAACCTCTGTGTTATGTTCGACCGCAACGAGATTACCTGCGATGGTTCAGTGGACGTTGCATCCTCAGATGATATCAATGCGAAGATGCGGGCTGTCGGCTGGAACGTCATCGAGATTGAAGATGGTAACCACGACGTCGAAGGCATTGTGAAAGCGCTTGTCGCAGCACGCGCTTACAAGGGCAAGCCAACATTCATCAACATCCGCACTGTCATCGGTGTCGGCAGTCAGAAGAGCGGAACTGCCGATGTCCACGGTGCCGACCTTGGCAAGAAGGATGTTGCGTACCTGAAGACTGCCAATGGCATGGACCCAGAGAAGACTTTCGTCGTCGATGACGATGTCTACGACTACTTCCGCGAGTCCATCCCGCGAGGCCAGCAGCTCGAGAAGGACTGGAATGATCTGGTCGATCGATACACCAAGGAGCACCCAGACCTCGCCGCTGAGTACAAGCAGCGCGTGTCGGGCGAGTTTCCGGCTGACTGGACGAAGCTTGTTCCAAAGCCAGAGGACTTCCCAACGGAAGCCACCCCATCGCGAAAGGCAGCTGGCCAGGTCATCAATCCGATCGCTGAGAAGTGCTGCAACCTGATGGTCGGCACTGCTGACCTTACGCCTTCCGTCAACATGGCCTGGAAGGGCAAGGTCGATTTCCAGAACCCAGAGCTCCAGACTGCCTGTGGCATCAATGGTCGTTACGATGGTCGCTATATTCATTGGGGTATCCGAGAGCACGCCATGGCATCCGCATCCAATGGCATGGCCGCGTACAACAAGGGCACCTTCTTGCCAATTACTTCCAGCTTCTTCATGTTCTACATCTATGCCGCTCCAGGTGTAAGAATGGGTGCTCTGCAGGGTCTCCAGACGATCCACATTGCCACACACGACTCCATCGGTACTGGTGAAGATGGTCCGACCCACCAGCCTATCGAGCTTGCAACACTATACCGAGCTATGCCAAATTTCCACTACATCCGCCCAGCCGATGGCGAAGAGGTCGCAGGTGCTGTTATTGCTGCTGTCAACGCGAAGAACACTCCTTCCATGATCTCAGTCTCACGACAGAAGGTACCGCAATACCCCAAGCACTCCAGCCGAGAAGGTGTGCAGAAGGGTGGCTACGTGTTCATTGAGGAGCAGGACGCCGACGTGACCTTGGTGGGTGCCGGTGCTGAGCTGCGATTCTCAGTTGAGACTCGTGATGTTCTTGCAAAGCAGGGCATCAAGGCACGCGTGGTCAGCTTGCCTTGCTGGCGCATCTTTGACGCCCAGCCAAAGGAGTACAAGAGACAAGTGCTCGGCTTAGCGACCAGAGTCGCCATCGAAGCATACTCGCCAACTGGTTGGGAGCGTTACGCCGATGCTGGCTACAACATGCACACTTTTGGCCAGTCGCTGGTCGGCAAGGATGTGTATGATCGCTTCAACTATGATGCTGAGATCATCGCCAAGAGAGTGTCGGGTCTTCTTGACGAGGTGAAGAAGGATGGAATCGAGATTCTGCGTGGCAATTTCCGCGATCTCAACGAGTACGAGCATGACATCCAGTTCAAGGCGTTCCACGATAAGTCGTATCTCAAGCAATAG